In Flavivirga abyssicola, the following are encoded in one genomic region:
- a CDS encoding hydrolase, whose amino-acid sequence MKTIKLTIFALLVSAISFAQWDMYNPNPNNDPANASKELLNPTNHTLLLIDHESQMAFAVESQPIEELRNNTGLLAASATLYKVPTVVTTVAEKSFSGPIFPEIREYFPNEKEYIDRTTMNSWEDKRVVKAVADIGKKKLVIAGLWTEVCTLSAALSALEDGYEVYVVVDACGGTSQEAHDMAITRMVQAGIKPVTSLQYLLEIHRDWARSDKYAEVVKISKRYGGAYGLGIDYIKTMKTWAKENEGDH is encoded by the coding sequence ATGAAAACAATCAAACTAACCATTTTTGCCCTTTTAGTAAGTGCTATTTCTTTTGCACAATGGGATATGTATAACCCAAACCCTAATAATGACCCTGCAAACGCTTCAAAGGAATTATTGAACCCAACAAATCATACTTTATTATTAATTGATCACGAAAGCCAAATGGCATTTGCTGTAGAATCACAACCCATTGAAGAATTAAGAAACAATACAGGTCTTTTGGCAGCATCAGCTACACTGTATAAAGTGCCAACAGTGGTAACTACCGTTGCGGAAAAATCATTTAGCGGACCCATTTTTCCAGAAATAAGAGAATATTTTCCAAATGAAAAAGAGTACATAGATAGAACAACCATGAACTCCTGGGAGGACAAAAGAGTAGTAAAAGCAGTCGCTGACATTGGAAAGAAAAAATTGGTCATTGCAGGTCTTTGGACTGAGGTATGCACACTTTCTGCAGCACTTTCAGCATTAGAAGATGGTTATGAAGTATACGTTGTAGTCGATGCTTGCGGGGGCACGTCCCAAGAAGCACATGATATGGCTATAACCCGAATGGTACAGGCGGGTATAAAACCAGTAACCTCATTGCAGTATTTATTGGAAATCCATAGAGATTGGGCTAGAAGTGATAAATATGCCGAAGTAGTAAAAATATCCAAAAGATATGGAGGAGCATATGGTTTAGGTATCGATTATATCAAAACAATGAAAACTTGGGCAAAAGAAAACGAAGGCGACCACTAA
- a CDS encoding pirin family protein, producing MNTVLHKSETRGNADHGWLNSKHTFSFANYHNPERMQFGMLRVLNDDTVSESMGFGTHPHKDMEIISIPLEGDLMHKDNMGNATVIKAGDIQVMSAGTGVMHSEYNNNPDKPVKFLQIWVFPDKKSVEPRYDQITLNLKDRKNKLQQVLSPNPDDEGVWIHQNAWFHMGGIEKGKSLKYQLKDNEKNGVYAFILKGDVAINNQSLNNRDGMGIWDVKELDIKADSDAEILLMEVPMA from the coding sequence ATGAACACAGTACTTCACAAATCAGAAACAAGAGGAAATGCAGACCATGGATGGCTAAATTCAAAACACACATTCAGTTTTGCAAATTATCACAACCCAGAAAGAATGCAATTTGGTATGCTTAGAGTGTTAAACGATGATACCGTGTCAGAAAGTATGGGCTTTGGCACACATCCCCATAAAGACATGGAAATCATATCTATTCCATTGGAAGGTGATTTAATGCATAAAGACAATATGGGTAACGCTACAGTGATTAAAGCTGGTGATATTCAGGTTATGAGTGCGGGCACAGGAGTTATGCATTCCGAATATAACAATAATCCAGACAAGCCTGTTAAGTTCCTTCAAATTTGGGTATTTCCTGATAAGAAGAGCGTTGAACCAAGATATGACCAGATTACATTAAATCTAAAAGACCGTAAAAATAAATTACAACAAGTATTATCGCCTAATCCAGATGACGAAGGTGTTTGGATACATCAAAATGCATGGTTTCATATGGGAGGTATAGAAAAAGGGAAGTCATTAAAATATCAACTTAAAGACAATGAGAAAAATGGGGTCTATGCATTTATCTTAAAGGGTGATGTTGCCATCAATAATCAATCATTAAACAACAGAGATGGTATGGGGATTTGGGATGTAAAGGAGCTTGATATCAAGGCAGATAGTGATGCAGAAATCCTGTTAATGGAAGTGCCTATGGCTTAA
- a CDS encoding sigma 54-interacting transcriptional regulator codes for MIDLRHELSIKEWLIDALPHEVIWASEDGKIVYANAKFCIRLGYKKSELMKLSIFDINTTVTKESWIEHWEEIKREKVLNFKAVHKNKSGKFYDVEVFAQFFSNNGKEMICSIISDITTSSFNENLLRNTEAIAHVGGWKLNLQDGSIIVTEEALRIFETQDRENFTPGKAIKFFANEKKAKNLFRNVLRGSQEFDEILETKSEPKKFIRAIAKPIFKGKKVINITGIYQDVTEQYQKASTLKFFKEIIDNAQDLVYVYNRKGTLLHYSDSVSKQLGFSRKELDNFSIFNLDSNITQEWWYSHFDELKEKRSMHMEWLVTRKDGTKFPAEIVANHLVYEGQDINCAVVRDVTERKMRDLKLFEALEEIKSLKELLENENEYLQEEISSKINYDNIICKSAAYEKVLEQVNQVAPTDTTVLITGESGTGKELLARALHNNSLRQNRALIKINCATLPKELIESELFGHKKGAFTGAVADKVGKFALADNGTIFLDEIGEMPIDLQPKLLRVLQEGEFDELGGSKTIKVNVRVIAATNRHLEKMIKEGAFREDLYYRLNVFPIHNIPLRAHKEDIPLLAQYFLKKYSSKAGKAFKRLSKKTIDVLMAYNFPGNIRELENLIERAVIVERGTTLNPGSWMPKMNGNINFDDFKSFETMQRDYIIKVLNYTNWRVSGKKGAATILNMKDKTLFAKMKRLGIEKKIVLKN; via the coding sequence ATGATAGATTTAAGGCATGAATTATCAATAAAAGAATGGCTCATTGATGCCCTTCCTCATGAGGTGATATGGGCTTCAGAAGATGGCAAAATTGTATATGCAAATGCTAAATTTTGCATACGCCTAGGTTATAAAAAGTCTGAGCTAATGAAGCTTTCCATCTTTGACATCAACACTACAGTTACTAAAGAAAGTTGGATAGAACATTGGGAAGAAATAAAAAGAGAAAAGGTTCTAAATTTTAAAGCGGTTCATAAAAACAAAAGTGGAAAGTTTTACGATGTTGAAGTTTTTGCTCAATTTTTCTCAAATAATGGAAAAGAAATGATTTGCTCCATCATTAGTGACATTACAACTTCCAGCTTCAACGAAAATTTATTGCGAAATACCGAAGCTATTGCTCATGTTGGAGGCTGGAAATTAAATTTACAAGATGGTTCTATAATTGTAACGGAAGAAGCTTTAAGGATTTTTGAAACTCAAGACAGAGAGAATTTCACACCAGGTAAGGCTATTAAATTTTTTGCAAATGAAAAAAAAGCTAAAAATTTATTTAGAAATGTGTTGAGAGGTTCTCAAGAATTTGACGAAATATTAGAGACCAAATCTGAACCAAAAAAATTCATAAGAGCAATAGCTAAACCTATTTTCAAAGGAAAAAAGGTCATAAACATAACAGGCATTTACCAAGATGTTACCGAGCAGTATCAGAAAGCTAGCACTTTAAAATTTTTCAAAGAAATTATAGATAATGCCCAGGATTTAGTATACGTTTATAATCGCAAGGGTACTTTATTGCATTATAGCGATTCTGTTTCAAAACAGTTAGGTTTTTCCCGAAAAGAGCTGGATAATTTTTCTATTTTTAATCTAGACTCCAATATAACACAAGAATGGTGGTATTCTCATTTTGATGAATTGAAAGAGAAAAGATCAATGCATATGGAGTGGTTAGTTACTAGAAAAGATGGCACCAAATTTCCTGCTGAAATTGTTGCTAATCATTTAGTATATGAAGGGCAAGATATTAATTGTGCTGTTGTAAGAGATGTTACAGAAAGGAAAATGAGAGATTTAAAACTTTTTGAAGCATTAGAAGAGATAAAGTCCCTTAAAGAACTTCTTGAAAATGAAAACGAATACCTGCAGGAAGAAATTAGCAGTAAAATTAATTACGATAATATAATCTGTAAAAGTGCTGCTTATGAAAAAGTTCTCGAACAAGTAAATCAAGTAGCTCCAACAGATACTACCGTTTTAATTACTGGCGAGTCCGGAACAGGAAAAGAACTCTTAGCAAGGGCATTACATAATAACAGCCTAAGACAAAACAGGGCACTCATTAAAATAAATTGCGCAACATTACCTAAAGAACTTATAGAAAGTGAATTGTTCGGACATAAAAAAGGGGCTTTTACCGGAGCTGTAGCCGATAAAGTTGGGAAGTTTGCTCTTGCCGATAATGGCACCATATTTTTAGATGAAATTGGAGAAATGCCCATAGATTTACAACCTAAATTATTGCGGGTACTACAAGAAGGTGAATTTGATGAATTAGGAGGCTCTAAAACAATAAAAGTTAATGTTCGTGTTATTGCCGCCACCAATAGGCATCTTGAAAAAATGATTAAAGAAGGGGCTTTTAGGGAAGATCTTTACTATCGTTTAAATGTCTTTCCAATACATAATATCCCTTTACGTGCTCATAAGGAAGATATTCCATTGTTAGCTCAGTACTTTTTAAAAAAGTATTCTTCTAAAGCAGGTAAGGCTTTTAAAAGGTTATCAAAAAAAACAATTGATGTCTTGATGGCATATAATTTTCCAGGAAACATTAGAGAGTTAGAAAATTTAATTGAACGTGCTGTTATAGTTGAAAGGGGAACAACGCTAAACCCAGGTAGTTGGATGCCAAAAATGAATGGAAACATAAACTTTGATGATTTTAAGTCATTTGAAACAATGCAGCGCGATTATATAATTAAAGTGTTGAACTATACCAATTGGCGAGTTAGTGGAAAAAAGGGGGCTGCCACTATACTTAATATGAAAGACAAAACTCTTTTTGCTAAAATGAAGCGGTTAGGGATTGAGAAAAAGATAGTCTTGAAAAATTAG
- a CDS encoding Crp/Fnr family transcriptional regulator — protein sequence MNEIRKFIEHISPMNDSDWLFFSSKLQQVTLKKHAVLLKMGETENYLSFITKGIVRLYIPREEHDLTFGFLFENEFVTAYDSFLSQAPSEYQLDTLTETVLWRISNKDLQEVYKRTNSGNIIGRKMAEYMFLIKSKRELSLLSKTAEERYLNLFSDRPKLLQQIPLKYIASYIGVTPQALSRIRKRIT from the coding sequence TTGAACGAAATTAGAAAATTTATTGAACATATCTCTCCAATGAACGATTCTGATTGGCTATTTTTCTCATCGAAGCTACAGCAAGTAACACTAAAAAAACATGCTGTCTTATTGAAAATGGGAGAGACTGAGAACTATTTATCTTTTATAACAAAAGGAATAGTCAGACTTTATATCCCAAGAGAAGAACATGATTTAACTTTTGGATTTTTATTTGAAAATGAATTTGTTACAGCTTATGATTCGTTTTTATCTCAAGCTCCTTCAGAATATCAACTTGATACATTAACAGAAACTGTTCTATGGAGAATTTCGAATAAAGATTTACAAGAGGTCTACAAAAGAACAAACAGCGGAAATATTATTGGACGAAAAATGGCTGAATATATGTTTTTAATAAAATCAAAGAGAGAACTTTCATTATTAAGTAAAACAGCTGAAGAACGCTATTTAAATTTATTCTCAGATCGTCCAAAATTATTACAGCAAATTCCATTAAAATATATTGCCTCATATATTGGAGTTACTCCGCAAGCATTGAGCAGAATAAGAAAACGCATTACTTAA
- a CDS encoding DoxX family protein codes for MKPLIILLSSFIISIFIIKIIKKDYDFALSARIAMSIMLVFTAIGHFAFTKGMSMMIPKFIPFKEGFVYLTGIFEILLALGLLIPKFKIVSGWTLIIFLLLMLPANIYASINNVNYQKGTFDGHGITYLWFRIPLQIFFIIWTYVSTIRV; via the coding sequence ATGAAACCTTTAATTATACTTTTATCAAGTTTTATAATCTCCATTTTTATAATTAAAATTATCAAAAAAGACTATGATTTTGCCCTATCCGCAAGAATTGCAATGTCGATAATGCTTGTGTTTACAGCTATTGGCCATTTTGCTTTTACAAAAGGGATGTCAATGATGATACCAAAATTTATCCCTTTTAAAGAAGGTTTTGTTTATCTAACTGGAATATTCGAAATACTATTAGCATTAGGTTTATTAATTCCTAAATTTAAAATAGTATCTGGGTGGACACTTATCATTTTTCTACTTTTAATGCTACCTGCTAACATATATGCTTCCATAAATAATGTGAATTATCAAAAAGGAACATTTGATGGACATGGCATCACGTACTTATGGTTTAGAATTCCTTTGCAAATCTTTTTTATTATCTGGACATATGTAAGTACAATCAGGGTTTAA
- a CDS encoding site-specific integrase, with protein sequence MQSQTTFSLSFWISATRAKNNQVSVYARITVNGKRANISLKRKVTVSEWDSNKGRARGNKQESRLLNRYLDLVKNRIYEAHDQLVKEKTFICSQSIKARFLGEDNQEYSLLTLVDYHNTQMSESLTYGTLKNYFTTQKYIKLFLTKKRKTQDVYLSQLTFRFLVDFEKFLRLYVPEDHQKKMENNTVMKHIQRLRKMVTLAYKMEWIDKDPFVKFKPTYIKNEREFLREDELQTIIEKEFEIERLTLVKDLFVFSCYTGLSYIDVMKLNEDNIVIGIDGGRWIITNRQKTHSKVKIPILPVAEELIAKYKGHLKTEKTKTLFPNISNQKLNSYLKEIADLCSIKKNLTFHIARHTFATTVTLSNGVPIETVSKLLGHTKIATTQIYARVIERKVSDDMQLLKVKINKKNSESNFKERGKCY encoded by the coding sequence ATGCAATCACAAACTACCTTTAGCTTATCATTTTGGATAAGTGCTACACGCGCAAAAAATAATCAAGTTTCTGTTTATGCCCGAATAACGGTCAATGGAAAACGGGCTAATATTAGTTTAAAACGAAAAGTAACGGTATCTGAATGGGATTCTAACAAAGGAAGAGCACGAGGAAACAAACAAGAATCCCGATTGCTTAACCGGTATTTGGACCTTGTTAAAAACAGAATTTACGAAGCACATGACCAACTAGTAAAAGAAAAAACATTCATTTGTTCCCAAAGTATTAAAGCTCGATTTTTAGGAGAAGACAATCAAGAATATTCTTTACTAACATTGGTTGATTATCATAATACTCAAATGAGTGAATCTTTAACCTATGGTACTTTAAAGAACTATTTCACGACTCAAAAATATATCAAGTTATTCTTAACCAAAAAAAGAAAAACTCAAGATGTGTATTTATCCCAATTAACTTTTCGTTTTTTAGTTGACTTTGAAAAGTTTCTACGGTTATATGTTCCAGAAGATCATCAAAAGAAGATGGAAAACAATACAGTTATGAAACATATTCAAAGGCTTCGTAAAATGGTAACATTAGCTTATAAAATGGAATGGATAGATAAAGACCCTTTTGTAAAGTTCAAGCCAACTTATATTAAAAATGAACGTGAGTTTTTAAGAGAAGATGAATTACAAACCATTATTGAAAAAGAATTCGAAATAGAAAGACTAACTCTGGTCAAAGATTTATTTGTTTTTAGTTGCTACACAGGTTTATCATATATAGATGTAATGAAGCTTAACGAAGACAATATTGTTATTGGTATTGATGGTGGGCGTTGGATAATTACTAATAGACAAAAAACGCATAGCAAAGTGAAAATCCCAATACTTCCTGTGGCTGAAGAACTAATAGCAAAATACAAAGGCCATCTTAAAACTGAGAAAACGAAAACGCTATTTCCCAATATTTCTAATCAAAAATTAAATAGTTATTTAAAAGAAATAGCAGATTTATGTAGCATCAAAAAGAACTTAACATTTCATATTGCTAGACATACATTCGCAACAACGGTAACTTTAAGTAATGGCGTTCCTATAGAAACGGTTTCAAAACTTCTAGGTCATACTAAAATAGCAACAACACAAATCTATGCACGAGTAATAGAAAGAAAGGTAAGCGATGACATGCAGTTGCTTAAGGTAAAAATCAATAAGAAGAATTCAGAGTCTAACTTTAAGGAACGAGGGAAGTGTTATTAA